The DNA region GACCCATCAGACTCCAAATGACAACTGGCCGTGCCCACAGGATTTCTAGATGATTTTGAACAGCCAGGCATTCATTAAAGGGAAATGATCCAGCTATCTGTATTTGATCTGATCACCACGTTCAGGAAAACCACAGATCAAACCTCTATTTGATTTGTTTTACATACATTACCTCCTCATCTTCACCACATCCTATGTCAAATTGTTCCCATCTTACAGGAAGGAATGACATTCTGaagccttccttcctgccttatGTGATACTTTCCACCCAGTGCCCCAGCTGTTCCCTCACCTTGGAGATAAGTTGGCACCTTCAGATGCCCGAGGTGCACACCAGGCCTGACTAAACACAAGCTCTCTGTTGATTGGATTCTCCTTGGGTCACAGGAGAAAATGATCCCTGACCCTCATGAATTTGCTCAGGATAAAAAGAGATAATACCCAGAAGAGGCTTTGaactcttagaacagtgccttgcCAATTCAAGTGGAATTATTGTATCGTGTGACCGGCTAGTGGAGCTTGGGTCAGAGTTTAGCCTGGGCATCAAGGGCACAGCACTGAATCTCTCCTGGCTCCAGTGCCCCAGTTAGCCTGGCAGACAGTGGGAGAGTGTTACCCGTGGTACCAGGGACCACCCTCGTCTGCCCTCAATCACAGCCACAGGAGCCCGTTTCTTCCCCAGCTGACTTTTCCGTAGCCCCTAAACTGCAGCACTAAGGCTGCACTGGACCCAAGCCCAGACACCCAAAAAGTCCCAGATGCGAGGACTCCATCTGTGCAGCTCGGCCTGCTTGGCCAGCTGGGGGAGCCTGCAGGGAGATGGGCTGGGGCTCCGGCACTTCGGGAGAGGTTGAAAGCAAATTTGATTCTGGGTTCAAGTCATTTTATAGCATGGTCCTGGAAGTACAGGTAAATTTCACAATAGGGGGCAAAGTCCAGAATAAAAAGACCATAAAAATTAGGGAAAGTctccctgagtagccaaagcccTACATACTTGTCCAAATGTTGCCGGGTCTTATTCTGACTTAGGCTTCCCCTTGGCCTTGTCCCTCGTCTCTCCGTCAGATCTATACTCTATCTTTCTGAGGTTTCCAGCCCCTACGGCCCTGCCCTTGCCCAGGAGCATCCCCAGACCTCAGCCTGGCCTCACCCAGTAGTTGACCTCATGCCCTGCAGGAGCCCTCTGTCGGGTGCTGCCACAGTTCCACTcggtgattttttaaatttcaaaaaagaatagGGGTTTGGAAAGCTTTACTAATGAGACAGCCAAACATAACAGAATGAGGGGTGAAACACAGAGCCCTCCATGCTTGGTTTGGGGAGGACTAGAGGAACCAAAACCTAACTGAGATCATCACCTGGAGGTAGGAAGAGGGCCATTGGCACTGAATTATAACATGCTTAACTCCTTAAAATGGCAGGATTTTTGTTAGTGACCTAGAACTCTAAGGGGGACTGCATTCTAGTCAACGTTTAGCCTTTATCTAAACTTGGACATCAAAGACCAGTTTGGGATGTCCTGATTTAATCTGAATAGAAATTGGGACAAGGCCTAGAGTGACTATCCGCAGAGAAACAATTTAAACCACAGCTAACACAGATAAGATCCCAGAGGGCCTTTAACAGGTACTGGAATAATTACCTAAAGAAAAAGATGCCAAATGCAAAGCATTCTTATCTATTCACAGAGGGATCTTCTAGTCAACATTTCGTTGACCAAATTATTTGCTcaaaaaagatactacaaacCTTTAAATTTGGCCCTTCCTTTGTTCAAACTGGCTCTCCTCAATTCTAAATTATTATATGTTTACCCCCAAAGCTATAGAATTTATAACCCTTATCTCAACAAATGagtttttcttaagaaaaaaacattatgtTGTAACTTGGATCAGTTCAAATTGCCTCAAGATCTCAACAGGGAAGTACATCTGGGCTGAGCAGGTGGGCTTTGTCCCTCATACTGGTGGATACTTTTTCCCTCCCAATCAAACACTTTTGACTGCTTTACATAGTGATCTTATTCATTATTCTGCAGCTTATAAAGAGGGGCTTGAAAAACCACTGACTTAGGTGGGCAGGCTGCCAGAGCTGGAGGGTCCTCAAACAGTACTGGGTCCAAGACCTCCACTGTCCAGACACAGTGGGAAATCAGGGCCTCTTCTTGGGGATGAATCCAGATGGTTTCTtcattcagagaagaaagaatgagtAGAACCTGAAAACTGCTTCTAGACTGTAAAGTGTATGACCTCAAAAGGCAAAATATGCCTTTCAGTGACAGTTGTCACTCCTGCATTTCTGGTGTTTTGTAAAgacaaaccaacaaaacaaaaccaaaaaacctaaaCTTAAACAGACAAGACATCACAAAGACCAGTTATGGAAAGCAGATGTTTACAAATAGAGTCATATATTCTGTCTGCCCATCATTTAGGAGATGGAAAGCCTAGAGTTCAAGTACAACCTACCTTAAGCACATGCCAACTATGTAATTACAGAGCGGCTAAATGGTTATGCATATTACAAAATGGTTCTTCAGAGCATTTCTCTACATAGCATTGTCacttcacatttaaaatataactcattttgggcttccctggtggcgcagtggttgggagtctgcctgccaatgcaggggacacgggttcgagccctggtctgggaggatcccacatgccgcggagcagctgggcccgtgagccacaactactgagcatgcgcgtctggagcttgtgctacacaacgggagaggccgcgacagtgagaggcccgcgcaccgcgatgaagagtggcccccgctcgccgcaactggagaaagccctcgcacagagacgaagacccaacacagccaaaaataaataaataaataaaattaaataaaatataactcatttacaaaagtttaatttatatacaACTTCAGGAAATATGCACTCGGGTAAaatgaggggagaggaaagatggaagaaggaagaaagtcaCAGCCCCATTCCATACTTGTCTGTTTGGGGTTGTCGAGTTCCCAAATAGTAGTTATAAGGTAAGACTGGAGGAAGCATGTATGCTGACAATAATCacagtgacatttaaaaaaataataattattcttaaCCTGCCTCCCAAGATGAATTTTGTAGAATGGTAAGAAAAACTTCCCAGACACAAGAGACTAGCATGAGGCTATAATATATGAAATCTGGGACATATAGGAAACAAGGGATACTGTACATCCATGGATATAATATAAGGATACGCCACCTTGGACAGAGGATATTCACTTGGACACAGACTGGAATTTTCTCTTATAACATTGTTTCTATTGAAGCAGATCTTTGTTGCAAGAGAAAATGGGGCAACAGACAGACATCTGCCAGGTTCAAAAGATCAAGAAATGATATGGTCTACACACGCCCAGTACCCTTGGCTTAAGGCACTGGGGTTGAGGGGGCAGAAGGAGCCCCTGCGGGTTGGCTCAGGGCTGGCATGGGGGCATCCCTGAGGGAGGCCCTTCAGATTCCCCACCATCCACTTGTCTTCCAGTGCAGAGATAAGTCAGGCAGAGGCTGAGACTGGCATTACCAGTTTGCGTTTTGTAAATGGCTAAGCAATAGTAGCAGGTAACACATAAATATCGGGGCTTTGAGAGCACATCAAAACCCATGCAATGAGGTTCAATTTCCCCTGATTATATTACAAAAAAGCaccaggggagagggggagagaagagtGTACGAGAAgacgaggaggaggaagagactggggttggggcaggagggagagagggaagagaagatgaACAACTTTCAGACGGTGCTTACTCCCAGGGAATTATATTGTGGCAACTCAGAGGAGTCTGTGAGTGGGAATGGCCATAACAACTCTGCTCACCGTGAGGGATGGCAAGAGAGGTCTTGACAACACTTTGGTCTCCAGCGTTTGGGGCCTGTTTGCCGGCTTGGCCGCTGTGAGAACACGCTGTGGGGTTTTCACGGGAGGTCTCGGCTCCCTGGCTTTGAATTTGGCTTTGTAGGTCTGTGCTCCTTGTTTCTGCACAAGCTGCAAGGTGGCGAGATAGCGAACACTGTTGTGCTGGGGAGGGCACACCAGGTGTTTTTCAGGCAGGAGGGACCAGGGCAGGCAGCAGGGCTCAGGACCGGCCAGCAGGGATGTCCGGGCCACCGGGGTGGGGAAAGGCTGCGTTTCCTTCACCCTGTGGTGCTTGGCCAGCTCACTGGGTCTCTTTTCACCTGTCCCGTCAACTGTTTTCACTCCACATGCACAAGCCACACGCCCATCCTTCGCCACGCTCGGCCCCTTCTCTTCCAGCTGCAAGAAAAAGTTCTGACTTTTCTTACCCGGCACATCCAAGCCATTTGGGGGTGAAGCCTTCAGGGCAGGTAGAACTAAAAGGGCCTTGGAAGTCAAGGAGTCTGCTATGGAGGCACTTCCGTCAGCGCCGGAGCTTCCGGGGTCCTTGCCCCTCACAGTCTCGGGAGTGGCCCAGTCTTCCAGGCAccaaataaactcttttatttgcagactttttttctctccctgacCGTAGGTGGGAAAGCAGATCTTGTTAACTTCCCGGTAGGCAGAGGTGGGGCCTGGCGGGGGGCCCAGAGTCTGGGAGAAGCTGCCTCCATCCTTCTCCGGCCCTGCCTCAGCCGGAGCTGAAGCCCCCGACTCCAACTTCCCCGCCTCCGACTGAAGCCTGGCCTCCACGCTCCCTTGGGAGAGGCTGACACAGAGTAAGCAGCTGCTGGCACTTTCTCCCATCTTCACCTTTTTAAGCTTCTTCCTGGGCCAGATGCAGGCAGTTGGAGAAATCCTTCCCCAGCCTCGGACCTGCAAATAAAACAGCGTGTTACTCTCAGCTGAGCTGCCTAGACTCCAGTTGCCCCTACTTTGGCCCCATTCCCATTTTGGCTGTCCTATTTGAATcaatatttctctaaaaattgaCTTAAATGTTTTAGTTTTAACTTTTCATGCCTAGTTTAGCCTCATACTAAGCAATAGTATCTGTAAGAGTATTTTTAAAGACGAAAATACTAAGCGATAGTATCTATAAATGGCCACATTGATATGCTGACTCTACATTTTTTTAGGTGTGCATTGAAGTAAACTCAGAATTattcaaatgaaatcaaaactgtTTGTTCTTGTCCCCCCTGCCAGGCTTTCTTGTACTGCAGGCTCTGTTTACCACACCCAGGAGACTGCTGCTCGGAGGGGCTGAAGGAAAGGCAGAGGAGCAGAGGCAGACGCAGGGTCAGCATGGCCCAGGCACCCCCCATGCCCGCGGCCACACCCGGAGTCCCCCGGCTGACCCTGCCACAGAGGTCACAGGTAAACAGAGCTGTTAGATAAAAATACAAGACCGCATTCGGGATATACTTAAACAAATTAGGTTTACCAAAAGTCAAGTTCAGCTGGGtgtattgtgttttcatttgctaaatctggcaaccttatatgttaaaaaaaaaaaaagcaaaaatagctcCCACAGTTTTACTATGTTGCAGGCACTGAGCTGAGGATCTCTTGGCATtcgttcatttaatcctcacaggagTGCtacaatttaggtcttctgataTCCAggttacagaggaggaaactgaggctcaacaTATCCTTACAGCCAGCAAGTTCTGGCACATTCAGAAGGTCTGTGCATCCCCAGGCAGAGGACGAGGAGAGGCTGTGAGGAGAAGCATTGTCTCCCGGGCCTGAAGATGGGGCCAGCCTCTGCTACCCCTGCAGAAAAACATCCCTTTCCCATCATCCCCTCTTcaccctccacaccctctcccctcaCGTGTCCAGCTCCCCAAATTCCTGTTAGAAATTCATAAGTGTCAAGAAGcacccctttttattttatttttttaattttttaaagggaactttatttttatttatttatttatggctgcgttgagtcttctttgctgcgcaggctttctttagttgcagcgagcgggggctactgttcattgcggtgggtgggtttctcattgcaatgtcttctcttgttgcagagcacgggctctaggcacgcgggcttcagtagttgtggcatgagggctcagtagtcgtggctcatggggtctagagcgcaggctcagtagttgtggcacacaggcttagttgctacatggcaggtgggatcttcccggatcagggctcgaacccgtgtcccctgcattggcaggcggattcttaaccactgcgccaccagggaagcctgcagcATCACTTTTTTAAATAGTCTAGTAAGTGCTATAGGAGTCCAATACTTTCTTATTCCACAGGCCTAGCTCTTCCCAAAGCCGTGCTGCTGAAGCCTTGAATATGTTCTCATCAAAAAAACCcattttcggggcttccctggtggcgcagtggttgagaatccgcctgccaatgcaggagacacaggttcgagccctggtctgggaagatcccacatgccgcggagcaactaggcccgtgagccacaactactgagcctgcgcatctggagcctgtgctctgtaacaagagaggccgcgatagtgagaggcccgcgcaccgtgatgaagagtggcccccacttgccacaactagagaaagccctcgcccagaaacgaagacccaacacagccagaaatataaaaataaataaataaaaaaaaaaattaaaaaaacaaaaaaacaaaactaaaaaaaaaaaaaaaaaaaaacccattttcttTAGCATAGTGAAGTCCCAGTTCTTGGACAGCTACAAGGCCGCTGCCCAGCACCGCACGCTGAGTCAGCTTGAGCACAtcttccccagcttccccctccctctgcctctgttcCGGGAACCCGGTCCCTTCACGTGCTGCAGGGTCGGCACTGCATCTTCAAGAGGACCATGCTGCTTGCTTCACACCTCACTGCTCTCAGCCCTGGCTCCCCAGGTGGTTTTCCAGCTTTTACAGAAAAGCAAGGGTCCCAGCCCATTTGCTAACAGGTCCTCAGGCTGACAGCCTCTCTCCAGATGGTGGCTTTGGTGGAGTGAGGCAAGTCGCTTGGTCCCCAGCTCCAGCCAGGCAAGGGGATTTGTCTCCAGGCTGTGTGTGTGGAAAAGGCCAACTTTGGCTTAACGGGATGTTGAGTGAGGGGAGCCTAAAATGTGGAGCAACCCCTGAGCTTTTGTCTTTCTGAATCTATTAAACAGGCCCAAGTGAGTCAGCGAAGGCTCCCCAGTTGCCTGACCCTAAGAGTCACCTGAGCTGCTTTTCAAAATCCAGATTCCCAAGGCCCACCCCAACCTACTAAGCCAGTACTCAGGGGAGGGGCTTCGGAAGGGTCAGGGAATTCCTGGGAAGGtagattttaaaaagcaccccagggacttcccaggtggtgcactggttaagaatcctcctaccaatgcaggggacgtgggttcgatccctggtccgggaagatcccacatgccgccaagcagctaagcccatgagccacaactactgagcctgcgtgccacagccactgaagtccgcgtgcctagaggctatgctgtgcaacaagagaagccaccgcgatgagaagcccgcagtgaagagtatcccccactcgccgcaactagagaaagcccgcatgcagcaacgaagacccaacacagccaaaaataaattaattaattaaaaaataaaatagggcttccctggtggcgcagtggttgagaatttgcctgccaatgcaggggacacgggttcaagccctggtctgggaagatcccacatgccgcggagcaactgggcccgtgagccacaattactgagcctgcgcgtctggagcctgtgctccgcaacaagagaggccgtgatagtgagaggcccgcgcaccgcgatgaagagtggcccccgcttgccgcaactggagaaagccctcgcacagaaacgaagacccaacacagccaaaaatataaataaataaataaataaaacaaaaaaccactgcttgcttataaaaaataaataaataaataaataaaataaaataaatacatctttttaaaaaaataaataaataaaataaaaagcacccCACATGGGcgttccctggcagttcagtggttaggactcggcgctttcactgcagaggcccagggttcaatccctggtccagaaacCAAGATCCAGCAAGCTGCAAGgtggagccaaaaaaaaaggcaccCCGCATAAGCCTTGGGCCGAGGCTGATACAGAGGATCTACATCTCCGGGATGTTCAGATGGCCTGGCAGGGGATCCAagtcccagggcagggggcaaTGACACCTTGCCTTTTTGGCCCTTACAGGTGAGGTGTCACAGGTAAGCTGGGTGTTTCCAAAAAGGTCTGGATGTCTGCCAGGACTTCGAGCCCAGCTGCAGTGCAAGGTGACTGTGCCTCCCTCCTGACTGTCCACAGAGCCGCCAAGTGGTGTGGGCGTCCCCAGGCTGCCACGGGGAGAAACAGCAGGGTAGTGATAGGAAAGGCTCCTGCACTGGGTCAGCCTGGGTCAACATTGTGCAGCCCTGAGGCATCCCATCATCTGGCTCCTGTGAGGTCCCTTGGCTCTGCAAGCATAAGAAACTCTCACGAATTGCTACCAGCAAAGTGTTCTCTGTCCTCCTCTAAATGCCGGCCCAGGGGTCCCTGGCACCAGCACAGAAAGGGTCAGGGGGACATGAGCCATTGCAGGAAGGCAGCCTTTGCAGGGGGCGGGAACAGACCTCAGTCACCCCTCCTGAGGCAAGGCTGTCTGAGAGGTGGGGTagggctgggtgggcaggggtcGGGGGCTGGGCAGAGAGAGCAAAGAGTAGCAGGCAGCAGGCAGGAGGAAATGGTGTGGCAGGATCGTACCAGACAGAGTGTGAACAGCAAACGTACTCTCAGCATGGGGTGTGGGGCaatttttccaattaaaagaaaattcttttccaACAGCCCTTGGATGTATATTTCAAAGTAATTACCTTGAATAGTAAACTGAACCTTCTAAGCTTAGAAAGTTTTCCATGCTTAAATAGAACTCTCTACCACCTTGACTTACCTGACCTGGGAGTGTGTGTATAGGAGGTCATATATGCTTaacaaggtggggggggggcataCAGTAGAGAGAGCACCAGAGGAGGCTCTGAACACACATTCTTGCAACTGTCAAGTGGACTTGGGTAGAGTCACTCTGCCTTattttggcctcagtttccatatttataaaataaaccaattaaatcaAGGTTTCTCAACATTGGCACTACCAACATTGGGGGCTTTTTATGGGTTGCATGTTTGGGTACCCTCCCCTGGCAAATTtctatgttgaaaccctaatccccagtgtgatggtatttggaggtgggtgTTTGGGAGGTATTAGGGTATTAGGTCATTTAGGTATTAGATGAGGTCAAGACGGCAGGGCCCTCgtgatgggattaatgcccttataagaaaaggaggggacttccctggcggtccagtggttaagactccacacttccactgcagggggcaagggctcggtccctggttggggaactaaagatcctgcatcccgcatgctgcgtggcacagccaaaaaataataaaataaaatgaaatagggCTCTCACcaagaacccaaccatgctggcaccctgacctcagactgagaaataaatgtctgttgcttaagctacccagtctatggtattctattACAGCAGCCCAAGGTAAGACAAGGctggatcatttcttttttttttttttggcttcgtggcatgtgggatcttagttcccctaccagggatcgaacatgcaCCCCCTGCAATAGAAggacagagtcttaaccactagaccgcaagggaagtcccaaggctggACCATTTCTTGCGGTGGGAGCCACCCTGGACATTGTAGGATGTggagcagcacccctggcctctacccactacatCCAGTAgcatcccctctccctccccaccagttGTGTCACTACCAAGTGAGAATCATAGGATTAGACCAAATTCCCTTACAGTTCTAAATTTAGAACTGTATTTCTATTACTAATTCTAAGAATAGTTTAAGAATCAACCCACAGGGTTCTGAGTAGAACCACCAGGATAAAAATCTCAGTTCTCTTGGGGAATTAAGTAGCTTGGGTTAAGTTAAGTAGCTTGGGTTCTGGAGTCCAGAAGagctgggttcaagccctgcctTGACCACTGCCTGGGTGATCTTTGACACATTTCACCTTTTGGGTGCTTTGGTATCCTTGTCCAAGAAGTGAGGCTGCCTCACATAATATTATGCCTCacataatacctacctcacagaacTATTGAGAAGGTGAATGAATTGATGTATGTAAAGCATTCAGTACTGTGTTTGCCAATAGTGAGTGGccataaatactcaataaaaggTACAGCTATTATCATCATTAACATTCTACCTCTATTCCAAAAGGTTTCTATATTTCATcgtttacacatttttttttttttggcaatagtaactatttttgaaaatagtaaaagaaaaggcTTGTGTCAAAACACTGACATGCAAGAGACCTAACTCAAGGAAATACTCACTGCTTCTTCCCATCCAGTTCCAATGACAAACTCTTTGGCTTCTTCATCTTGTTCAAGTGTAATGTCACTGATATTGAGAAGACAACAAACATGAttcttttcacttctttcatCTGGACAAGTATAGATTAATTCAGTTTCTTCTGTGCTTTGAATTTCAgtattttcactattttctaaTTCAGTCTTGTTTTTCGGACCGAGATCCATTACTGTGTTGGTTGCTTAAAGTCTTTAACATCTTCTTCCTGTGGTTTGAAATCCAAATTGAACTTAgcatttaatattgtttttttttttttaaaaaaaaaaggaattcaacaACTCAGGTGAAATATCTTCAAGATACGTTCAGGAATAGACAGAAGAAATATTACAAAATCATCCGTTGCCAGCTATTGACATTGTAAAAGATAAGGCTAATTTTAAAGACTGATGGATTTAAAGACCAAAGTTGGAAGTGAAGAAAAGAGGGTAGAAAGATGTTACCACAGACTCTGTCTCTGGTGATGGAGTACCAAGTGCCCTTACAGAGTAGGAATGTAGAGTTAAGCATCCCTACCCTCCACTCCCAAAACATCCAAATGATACTATGCTAATATGAAGAGAACCACTGTGCTATGTGTGACTGATGCATCCCAGCCGCCTCCTCTGTCCTGTCCCAACAACCCTGGATGTCGGCTTGGGGATCCTTTGGCTTCTGAGGAAGCTGGTGGAGAATGTGGTCAAAGCTAAGTCAATTGGTTCACCCTCATCCACCCTATATGAAGGTGTCCGCATAGAGAGGGGAactttggacacagacatgcttAGAGGGAAGACAGTGTGAGGAGACTCAGGGACGAGACGgtcatctacaagtcaaggagagaggcctggaacacatccctccctcacagcctcagaaggtACCAAcccagggggagggataaattaggagtctcggattaacatatacacactgccatgtgtaaaacagataaccagcaaggacctactctatagcacagggaaccatactcaatattttataataacctataagggaaaagaatctgaaaaagaatatatatagtctttctgaaaaagaatatatatattatagatataattatatattatatctataatagatatataactgaatcattttgctgtacacctgaaagtaacacaacactgtaaatcaattatacttcaatttaacaaaaaaaaagtgagggacttccctcgcggtctagtggttaagactccgcactcccaatgcagggggcacaggttcgatcccaggtcagggaactaagatcccacatgctgcacagcgtggtcaaaacaaacaaacaaacaaacaaacaaagtgaaaagacaacccagaaaaaaaaacagaaggaacgaaccctgccaacaccttggctTTGGACTCCAAGTCTCTAGAACTGAGACAGTAAACTTCTGTTGTCTGTGGTGCTTCGTGGTGGCAGTCCTAGCGAACTGATAGAgtaggtggtggtgatgatggtgttggtggttgtggtggtggtaggtggtggtgatgatgatgctgTCTATCTTTAGCTGATGTTTTTCCAGGTTGAAAAATAGGACTTGGCATTCATAATCCAGCCAAAGTGCTAGGAAAAGTTATAATCCTTATCAGGAGAGCACAGACTCGGGTTCCAATCAGCCAGGGTTCCAATCCTATGTCCTAGCTGTGTGTTTTGTCGGGCGAGTTACTTTTCCAGGTctgtttactcatctataaaaccaGCATGATTGTAATACAGTCCCACAGATGGGTTCCTCCTGGGGACCCCGCAAGCTGTGTGGATGTACTCTAATGCCCAGGCAATGACTACCGATATTACATCAGCACAATGGCTGCTGATGAATGGCCAGGGCCTTCCTGAGGAAAACTTTGCTTGTAATGAGACAGAGGCCACTGGGGACCACACGCCTTGCTCTCTCACTCCAAAGTGACCCCTGCCAGAAGCATACATTTTCACTTTCTGTCTAGGTAGAGATCAGCAACTTCTTATAACAATATCTGTTTAATTACCATTTTGGCTTTTTCACATAGGCTTAAAATGGCATTTTGATGCTAATAAAGTTCCATTTACCTATGGAAGGTCAAATATCTTTGGGCATCCTAATCTTTTCCAATATGACATCAGAGGAAATGAATGAAAgctgaaagggaaagaaatgataTTACAAGTGACTGAAAACTAGAAGCACTATTCTGTTTCCAAACAGAAGTATGATTAAGGACCAGACATATTGTGCAAACCAGCCTGGGCCTTTCATATTGTGAAATTTCACTTTAGTTGCTGCCCAGGCCAAAGAAGCTCCTGTAAGTACACTCATACCTTTGTAATTTTGAATTACAAATGCAAATACCACAGAACCCATAGACTTAACAAGTGTacaattggaaagaaaaaaagaagagaatcaaAAGCGAAgtcatttcttaaataataaaataaatttgaacttGCGGTCAATAGAGCAAAGAAATAGATACTGTTTAGGAG from Balaenoptera musculus isolate JJ_BM4_2016_0621 chromosome 19, mBalMus1.pri.v3, whole genome shotgun sequence includes:
- the C19H16orf46 gene encoding uncharacterized protein C16orf46 homolog; translated protein: MDLGPKNKTELENSENTEIQSTEETELIYTCPDERSEKNHVCCLLNISDITLEQDEEAKEFVIGTGWEEAVRGWGRISPTACIWPRKKLKKVKMGESASSCLLCVSLSQGSVEARLQSEAGKLESGASAPAEAGPEKDGGSFSQTLGPPPGPTSAYREVNKICFPTYGQGEKKSLQIKEFIWCLEDWATPETVRGKDPGSSGADGSASIADSLTSKALLVLPALKASPPNGLDVPGKKSQNFFLQLEEKGPSVAKDGRVACACGVKTVDGTGEKRPSELAKHHRVKETQPFPTPVARTSLLAGPEPCCLPWSLLPEKHLVCPPQHNSVRYLATLQLVQKQGAQTYKAKFKAREPRPPVKTPQRVLTAAKPANRPQTLETKVLSRPLLPSLTVSRVVMAIPTHRLL